Proteins found in one Borreliella valaisiana VS116 genomic segment:
- the rpsJ gene encoding 30S ribosomal protein S10, whose translation MIAKDKIRVRLFSFDVKILDQSAESIVKAVQKAKAQIKGPIPLPTKIKKYTVLRSPHVNKKSREQFEMRTHKRLIDILEPTSALMDSLMKLELPAGVEVDIKQ comes from the coding sequence TTGATTGCTAAAGATAAGATACGCGTAAGATTATTTAGTTTTGATGTTAAAATATTAGATCAAAGTGCAGAATCTATTGTTAAAGCTGTTCAGAAGGCTAAGGCCCAGATTAAGGGCCCAATCCCTTTGCCGACAAAAATAAAAAAATATACTGTTTTACGTTCTCCTCATGTCAATAAAAAGTCAAGAGAGCAATTTGAGATGAGAACTCATAAAAGGCTTATTGATATCTTAGAACCCACTTCTGCTTTAATGGACTCTTTAATGAAATTAGAGCTTCCAGCAGGTGTTGAGGTAGATATTAAACAGTAA
- the rplC gene encoding 50S ribosomal protein L3, with protein sequence MLGLIGKKVGMTQVFQKNGIVVPVTVIEFQPNYIIGKKTVDRDGYSALIAGSVDLKGSKVSKPIKGQYKSLKDIEPKKYVIELKGLDGYDAGDEIKVDVFKSVKYVDVTGTTKGKGFQGAMKRHNFSGGPSSHGSKFHRHLGGTGQATTPARTFKGTKMAGRMGGNQQTIQNLEVVLIDEERRAILVKGAVPGAKGSFVVVKKSKK encoded by the coding sequence ATGTTGGGATTGATTGGAAAAAAAGTTGGCATGACTCAGGTATTTCAGAAAAATGGTATTGTGGTTCCTGTTACTGTTATAGAGTTTCAGCCCAATTATATTATAGGGAAGAAAACAGTTGATAGAGATGGTTATAGCGCCCTTATAGCAGGTTCTGTTGATCTTAAAGGTTCTAAAGTTTCAAAGCCTATAAAAGGTCAATATAAAAGTTTAAAAGATATTGAGCCTAAAAAATATGTAATAGAGCTTAAGGGGCTTGATGGATATGATGCTGGTGATGAGATTAAGGTTGATGTTTTTAAATCAGTTAAGTATGTAGATGTTACAGGCACTACTAAAGGTAAAGGTTTTCAAGGGGCTATGAAAAGGCATAATTTTAGTGGTGGGCCATCTTCTCATGGATCAAAATTCCATAGACATCTTGGTGGAACAGGACAAGCTACTACTCCCGCAAGAACATTTAAAGGGACCAAAATGGCTGGTAGAATGGGTGGAAATCAACAAACTATTCAAAATCTTGAAGTTGTTTTAATTGATGAGGAAAGGAGAGCCATTCTAGTAAAAGGAGCTGTACCTGGTGCTAAGGGTTCTTTTGTTGTTGTTAAGAAATCTAAAAAGTAG
- the rplD gene encoding 50S ribosomal protein L4 codes for MERKVFSKDGKEIRTINLDDRVFNIEISHGSIYNAIKNELSNLRVGTSSTKTRSEVKGSSKKPWKQKGTGRARVGTKRNPIWIGGGIALGPKPRDYSYRLPKKVKRLAFKSVLSLRAADENNFKVIENFNIESGKTKDLALIIKNFASLNGKVVILLGNDDQMIKRAGKNIRDLKVLSFDKLRVVDLFYAKNLIALESAVNKLNEFYVK; via the coding sequence ATGGAAAGAAAAGTTTTTTCTAAAGATGGTAAAGAGATTAGAACTATAAACTTAGATGATAGAGTTTTTAATATAGAAATTAGTCATGGGTCTATTTATAATGCTATAAAAAATGAGCTGTCTAATCTTAGGGTTGGAACATCTTCAACTAAAACCAGATCAGAGGTTAAGGGCAGTTCTAAAAAGCCTTGGAAGCAAAAAGGAACTGGTAGAGCTAGAGTAGGTACAAAGCGAAATCCAATTTGGATTGGCGGAGGTATAGCATTGGGGCCAAAACCTAGAGATTATAGCTATAGACTACCCAAAAAAGTAAAAAGGCTTGCATTTAAGTCTGTATTAAGTTTACGTGCTGCTGATGAAAATAATTTTAAAGTTATTGAGAATTTTAATATTGAATCGGGAAAAACAAAAGATCTTGCTTTAATAATAAAGAATTTTGCAAGTTTAAATGGTAAGGTGGTTATTCTTTTGGGCAATGATGATCAGATGATCAAAAGAGCTGGTAAAAATATAAGAGATTTAAAGGTTTTGTCTTTTGATAAGCTTAGAGTTGTTGATTTGTTTTATGCAAAAAATCTAATAGCCCTAGAATCTGCTGTTAACAAACTCAATGAGTTTTACGTTAAATAA
- the rplW gene encoding 50S ribosomal protein L23 produces MKAYDIIISPMLTEKTNTQRESINVYVFKVNKRANKKEVGAAIKELFNVTPVSCNLLNIKSRAKIVVSRKGYPIGKGKTSSWKKAYVYLKKEDKIDIF; encoded by the coding sequence ATGAAAGCTTATGATATAATAATTTCACCTATGCTTACTGAAAAAACCAATACTCAAAGAGAAAGTATTAATGTTTATGTTTTTAAGGTTAATAAAAGAGCAAATAAAAAAGAGGTTGGTGCAGCAATAAAAGAACTTTTTAATGTTACTCCAGTATCATGTAATTTGCTTAATATTAAAAGTAGAGCTAAGATTGTGGTGTCTCGAAAAGGATACCCTATAGGTAAGGGAAAAACTTCTTCATGGAAGAAGGCATATGTTTATCTCAAAAAAGAAGATAAAATAGATATTTTTTAG
- the rplB gene encoding 50S ribosomal protein L2 produces MGIKTYKPKTSSLRYKTTLSFDDLSKGNDPLKSLTKGKKFKSGRDSSGRITIRRRGGGHKRKYRLIDFNRRDKFSIPARVASVEYDPNRSANIALLVYKDGEKRYIISPKGIKVGDILESGPNAPIKIGNALPLENIPIGRTIHNIELNVGKGGQLVRSAGGYAMILVSDGNYVTVKLSSGEMRLIFKKCIATIGEIGNEDYVNVSIGKAGKSRWLGRRPKVRGVAMNPVDHPHGGGEGKTSGGRHPVSPWGQPTKGYKTRKKKRYSDKFIIKRRNK; encoded by the coding sequence ATGGGTATTAAGACTTATAAGCCAAAAACTTCTTCTTTGCGCTATAAGACGACTTTATCTTTTGATGATTTGAGCAAAGGTAATGATCCTTTGAAATCTTTAACAAAAGGTAAAAAATTTAAATCAGGCAGAGATTCTTCTGGTAGAATTACTATTAGAAGAAGAGGTGGTGGGCATAAGAGAAAGTATAGGTTGATTGATTTTAATAGAAGAGATAAATTTAGCATTCCTGCTCGAGTTGCTTCTGTTGAATATGATCCAAATAGAAGTGCTAATATAGCTTTGCTTGTTTATAAAGACGGAGAAAAAAGGTATATTATTTCTCCAAAAGGCATTAAGGTTGGAGATATTTTGGAAAGTGGTCCGAATGCCCCAATTAAAATTGGTAATGCTTTACCCCTTGAAAACATTCCTATTGGGAGAACCATTCACAATATTGAGCTTAATGTAGGAAAAGGTGGGCAGCTTGTAAGAAGTGCTGGTGGGTATGCTATGATACTTGTTTCTGACGGAAATTATGTCACTGTAAAATTATCATCTGGTGAAATGAGGTTAATTTTTAAAAAATGCATTGCAACAATTGGTGAGATTGGAAATGAAGATTATGTCAATGTTTCTATAGGGAAAGCTGGTAAAAGTAGGTGGCTTGGTAGAAGACCTAAGGTTAGAGGTGTTGCTATGAATCCTGTTGACCATCCGCATGGTGGTGGTGAAGGAAAAACTTCTGGAGGTCGTCATCCCGTGTCTCCTTGGGGACAGCCTACTAAAGGCTATAAGACTCGCAAGAAAAAGAGATATTCAGATAAATTTATTATTAAAAGAAGAAATAAGTAG
- the rpsS gene encoding 30S ribosomal protein S19, giving the protein MARSIKKGPFIEKSLYQKVLSSFGSEKRVVIKTYSRSSTIIPEMVSLTISVYNGKTFIPIYITEDLVGHKLGEFSPTRIFRGHAKSDKKGRK; this is encoded by the coding sequence GTGGCAAGATCTATTAAAAAGGGACCCTTTATAGAAAAGAGTCTTTATCAAAAAGTTTTATCATCTTTTGGAAGTGAGAAGAGAGTTGTTATTAAAACCTATTCCAGATCTTCAACAATAATTCCTGAAATGGTAAGTCTTACTATATCTGTTTACAATGGAAAGACTTTTATACCTATTTATATTACTGAGGATCTTGTGGGGCATAAGCTTGGCGAGTTTTCACCTACAAGGATTTTTAGAGGACATGCTAAGTCAGACAAAAAGGGAAGGAAGTAA
- the rplV gene encoding 50S ribosomal protein L22 yields MLINRRYTAKGKNLPSSPKKVRPIADNIRGKSYVNAIAVLCSMPNKGAKLLEKVVKSAASNAMYHNKNLSEDMIFIKIVMVDDGRRRKKIWPRARGRADRLVNRNCHIFVEVDEKKDIKG; encoded by the coding sequence ATGTTGATAAATAGAAGATATACAGCAAAGGGCAAAAATTTACCCTCTTCTCCAAAAAAAGTTAGGCCAATAGCCGACAATATACGAGGGAAATCTTATGTTAACGCTATTGCAGTGCTTTGTTCTATGCCTAATAAAGGAGCTAAGCTTTTAGAAAAAGTTGTTAAATCAGCAGCATCAAATGCAATGTATCACAACAAAAATCTTTCCGAAGACATGATATTTATTAAAATAGTCATGGTTGATGATGGACGTCGTCGTAAAAAGATTTGGCCTAGAGCTAGAGGCAGGGCTGATAGGCTTGTTAATAGAAATTGTCATATTTTTGTTGAGGTTGATGAAAAAAAGGATATTAAAGGATAA
- the rpsC gene encoding 30S ribosomal protein S3, translating into MGQKVHPYSLRVKINKDWKSKWYFDKKLYSTILHEDFLIRLEIMKFLKGIKFDISDIEIIRNNPQKVTVVIVTPRPGSVIGLKGSNLEKIGQLLTKKISKKISIKIKEVKRPELDAQIIANGIAKQVENRVSYRKVLKSALSTSMLKGAQGLKIKIAGRLGGAEIARSFEVKEGRVPLHTLRADIDYGFSEARTTYGIIGVKVWLFKGEVLGRQTNSDAGQVINKKPFRERGETVKNFDKILNNREKPNEKQTRGLNKKDGLSKDEASLLNKLSSPFSKERVDSNDQNIGG; encoded by the coding sequence ATGGGTCAAAAAGTACATCCATATAGCTTAAGGGTAAAAATTAATAAGGATTGGAAATCAAAGTGGTATTTTGATAAAAAATTGTATTCTACAATTCTTCATGAAGACTTTTTAATAAGATTAGAAATTATGAAGTTTCTCAAAGGGATTAAGTTTGATATTTCTGATATAGAAATAATTAGAAATAATCCTCAAAAAGTAACAGTAGTAATTGTTACTCCAAGGCCCGGTTCTGTGATAGGACTTAAAGGTTCTAATCTTGAAAAGATTGGTCAATTGTTAACTAAAAAAATTTCTAAAAAGATTAGTATTAAGATCAAAGAGGTTAAAAGACCAGAGCTTGATGCTCAAATTATTGCTAATGGGATTGCAAAACAAGTAGAAAATAGAGTGTCTTATAGGAAAGTTCTAAAATCAGCTCTTTCTACTTCTATGTTAAAGGGCGCTCAAGGGCTAAAAATTAAGATTGCTGGTAGACTTGGTGGGGCTGAGATTGCAAGAAGCTTTGAAGTTAAGGAAGGTCGGGTTCCTTTACATACTCTTAGAGCTGATATAGATTACGGATTTTCTGAGGCTCGAACTACTTATGGCATTATTGGAGTTAAAGTTTGGTTATTTAAAGGTGAAGTTTTGGGTAGACAAACCAATTCTGATGCTGGTCAGGTAATAAATAAAAAGCCTTTTAGGGAAAGAGGCGAGACTGTTAAAAATTTTGATAAAATTTTGAATAATAGAGAGAAGCCTAATGAAAAGCAAACTAGGGGTTTAAATAAAAAAGATGGATTGTCTAAAGACGAAGCAAGTCTTTTAAATAAACTTAGTTCGCCTTTTTCTAAAGAAAGAGTCGATTCTAACGATCAGAATATTGGAGGATGA
- the rplP gene encoding 50S ribosomal protein L16: MLSPKKVKYRKKQRGRLSGEAQKGNKISFGEYGLVSLETNFVTARQIEAARIAMTRKIKRGGRVWIRIFPDIPYTKKPAETRMGKGKGGVDHWNAPVKLGTVMFEMAGVVEELAQEAMSLASSKLPVKTMFVVRRDLR; this comes from the coding sequence ATGTTAAGTCCAAAAAAGGTTAAATATAGAAAAAAGCAGAGAGGAAGATTGTCTGGAGAGGCTCAAAAGGGTAATAAAATTTCTTTTGGTGAATATGGACTTGTTTCTTTGGAGACAAATTTTGTTACTGCTCGCCAAATTGAAGCTGCTCGTATTGCAATGACTCGTAAAATAAAAAGAGGCGGAAGAGTGTGGATAAGAATATTTCCTGATATTCCTTATACTAAAAAACCAGCTGAAACTAGGATGGGTAAGGGCAAAGGGGGTGTTGATCATTGGAATGCTCCTGTTAAGCTTGGCACTGTTATGTTTGAAATGGCTGGAGTTGTGGAGGAACTTGCTCAAGAGGCTATGTCACTTGCAAGTTCTAAGCTTCCAGTAAAAACTATGTTTGTTGTAAGGCGAGATTTGAGGTAA
- the rpmC gene encoding 50S ribosomal protein L29 has product MLKNFKNFTLEDMKAKRLELKKEYLDLRFKSVVGHVENPLKKREIRRDIARLNTMICEYELGIRKV; this is encoded by the coding sequence ATGTTGAAAAATTTTAAGAATTTTACTCTTGAGGACATGAAAGCCAAAAGGCTGGAACTAAAGAAAGAATATTTAGATTTAAGATTTAAATCTGTTGTTGGTCATGTTGAAAATCCTTTAAAAAAAAGAGAGATTAGGCGTGATATTGCAAGGCTTAATACAATGATTTGTGAATATGAATTAGGTATTAGAAAGGTTTAG
- the rpsQ gene encoding 30S ribosomal protein S17: MARENKKELIGKVVSDKMSKTIVVEIIQRKMHPIYHKYLKVTKKVKAHDDKEVSKVGDKVKIIEVRPISKDKRWALVEVLEKLR, from the coding sequence ATGGCAAGAGAAAATAAAAAAGAATTAATTGGTAAAGTTGTTAGTGACAAGATGTCTAAGACTATAGTAGTAGAAATTATTCAAAGAAAGATGCATCCAATCTATCATAAGTATTTAAAGGTTACTAAGAAAGTAAAAGCACATGATGACAAAGAAGTTTCAAAGGTTGGCGATAAGGTAAAAATTATTGAGGTTCGACCTATTAGTAAAGATAAAAGATGGGCTCTTGTTGAGGTTTTAGAAAAATTAAGATAG
- the rplN gene encoding 50S ribosomal protein L14, with product MIQMQTYLTIADNTGGKVAQCIKVLGGSKRRYAKIGDIITIVVKQAIPNSSVKKGDVHKAVIVRTSKEVRRKNGTYVRFDDNACVILDANLSPRGKRVFGPVARELRDANFMKVVSLASEVI from the coding sequence ATGATTCAGATGCAAACTTATTTAACAATTGCTGATAATACTGGTGGTAAGGTAGCCCAATGTATTAAAGTGCTTGGTGGTAGTAAAAGACGTTATGCCAAAATTGGAGATATAATAACTATTGTAGTAAAACAAGCAATTCCTAATTCTTCTGTTAAAAAAGGAGATGTGCATAAAGCTGTAATTGTCAGAACTTCTAAAGAAGTAAGACGTAAGAACGGAACTTATGTTAGGTTTGATGATAATGCTTGTGTGATACTTGATGCTAATTTAAGCCCTAGAGGCAAAAGGGTATTTGGGCCTGTTGCAAGAGAACTTAGAGATGCTAATTTTATGAAGGTAGTATCATTAGCTTCAGAGGTGATATAG
- the rplX gene encoding 50S ribosomal protein L24 — MKTKLKIGDSVKILSGKDKGRIGKIASINRKKNKVIVESCNMVKKVIKARTPQEKGKIIDKEAAIDISNVMIYIKGTSSRLGIRFENNEKIRYLKKNGQRI; from the coding sequence GTGAAGACAAAGTTGAAGATAGGTGATAGCGTAAAAATTCTTTCTGGAAAAGATAAGGGAAGAATAGGTAAGATTGCTAGTATAAATAGAAAAAAAAATAAAGTTATTGTTGAATCTTGTAATATGGTTAAGAAAGTCATTAAAGCTAGGACGCCTCAAGAAAAAGGTAAAATAATAGATAAGGAGGCCGCTATAGATATTTCAAATGTGATGATATATATCAAAGGAACTTCTTCAAGATTAGGTATTAGATTTGAAAATAATGAAAAAATAAGATATCTTAAAAAAAATGGACAGAGGATATAG
- the rplE gene encoding 50S ribosomal protein L5: protein MNYVPELKKYYKDNVIKELIKEFEYKSIMQVPKLEKIVISVGVGEAVRNKKLLDSVVLELAQITGQKAVKTKAKKAIAGFKIREGQEIGAKVTLRGNVMYEFLYKLIHLALPRVKDFRGINGDAFDGNGNYSFGITEQIIFSEIDYDKIERISGLNITIVTTASNDKESKALLLKFGMPFSN from the coding sequence ATGAATTATGTTCCTGAATTGAAGAAATATTATAAAGACAATGTTATAAAAGAGCTTATTAAGGAATTTGAATATAAATCTATAATGCAAGTTCCCAAGCTTGAAAAAATAGTAATTTCTGTAGGTGTTGGTGAGGCTGTTAGGAATAAGAAGTTATTGGATTCTGTGGTTTTAGAGCTTGCTCAGATCACTGGTCAGAAAGCTGTAAAAACAAAAGCAAAAAAAGCAATAGCCGGGTTTAAAATTAGAGAAGGGCAAGAAATAGGCGCTAAAGTTACACTTAGGGGCAATGTAATGTATGAATTTTTATATAAGCTTATTCATTTAGCATTGCCAAGGGTTAAGGATTTTAGGGGAATTAATGGTGATGCTTTTGATGGTAATGGAAATTATTCTTTTGGGATAACGGAGCAAATAATATTTTCTGAGATAGACTATGATAAAATAGAGAGAATATCTGGTTTGAATATTACAATTGTGACAACAGCTTCAAATGATAAAGAAAGCAAAGCTTTGCTTTTGAAATTTGGAATGCCGTTTAGTAATTAA
- a CDS encoding type Z 30S ribosomal protein S14, whose translation MAKKSMIIRALRKPKYKTRQNNRCKLCGRPRGYLRDFCMCRICFRKYASEGLIPGVSKASW comes from the coding sequence ATGGCTAAAAAATCAATGATTATTAGGGCTTTAAGAAAGCCTAAGTATAAAACAAGGCAGAATAATAGATGTAAGTTATGTGGTCGTCCAAGAGGATATTTAAGAGATTTTTGTATGTGTCGAATATGTTTTAGAAAGTATGCGTCTGAAGGATTAATTCCTGGCGTTTCAAAAGCAAGTTGGTAA
- the rpsH gene encoding 30S ribosomal protein S8 → MAITHSVGDMLTKLRNASRVKHGSVDLKMSNMNKSILNILKEEGYIKDFSFLEKEGIAFIRVLLKYDNKRNPVINKIDAISTPGRKIYSSYKNMPRIKNGYGILIISSSQGVITGKEAKDKKIGGELICSVW, encoded by the coding sequence ATGGCGATTACTCATTCAGTAGGGGACATGCTAACTAAATTGAGAAATGCAAGTAGAGTTAAGCATGGGTCTGTAGACTTAAAGATGTCTAATATGAATAAATCAATATTAAACATTCTTAAAGAAGAGGGTTATATTAAGGATTTTAGTTTTTTAGAAAAAGAAGGAATTGCTTTTATTAGGGTTTTGTTAAAGTATGATAACAAAAGGAATCCTGTTATAAATAAAATAGATGCCATTTCCACTCCCGGTAGAAAAATTTATTCTTCATATAAAAATATGCCAAGAATAAAGAATGGATATGGAATATTAATTATATCTTCTTCTCAAGGTGTTATTACCGGTAAGGAAGCTAAAGATAAAAAAATCGGTGGTGAGTTGATTTGCTCAGTTTGGTAA
- the rplF gene encoding 50S ribosomal protein L6, protein MSRIGRLPIKIPDTVKIDVKDNLVIVEGIRGRLVQDIKDSIKVKVENGSVIVDRVFNDKKAKAYHGLYRSLIFNMVKGVTEGFSKSLTINGIGYRAEQQGNSLFLSLGYSTQFEYVIPDGISVKLDGNTKISVEGIDKFKVGQVAAEIRSLKKPEPYKGKGIKYDNEVIRRKVGKSGVKK, encoded by the coding sequence ATGTCACGTATTGGAAGACTTCCAATAAAAATTCCAGATACTGTTAAGATTGATGTTAAAGATAATTTGGTAATAGTTGAAGGTATTAGGGGAAGATTAGTTCAAGATATAAAAGACAGTATTAAAGTTAAAGTCGAGAATGGTAGTGTTATTGTTGATCGAGTTTTTAATGATAAAAAAGCAAAAGCTTACCACGGTCTTTATAGAAGTTTGATTTTTAATATGGTAAAAGGAGTAACTGAAGGATTTTCTAAGTCTCTTACTATAAATGGCATAGGATATAGGGCAGAGCAACAAGGCAATAGCCTTTTTTTAAGCCTTGGTTATTCAACTCAGTTTGAATATGTCATTCCAGATGGTATTAGTGTAAAGCTTGACGGTAATACTAAAATTTCTGTTGAAGGAATAGATAAGTTTAAGGTTGGTCAGGTTGCTGCTGAAATTAGAAGTTTAAAAAAGCCAGAGCCATATAAAGGAAAGGGCATTAAGTATGATAATGAAGTTATTAGAAGAAAAGTTGGAAAATCTGGTGTAAAAAAATAA
- the rplR gene encoding 50S ribosomal protein L18: MKKIKESEQRKLRRKKRIKSKIGRGVINRPRITVFKSNRYFYAQVIDDSKGHTVASISTIEKGLNLSKNIDDVKKLGEILAKRLKEKNINNLIFDRNGYKYHGLIASFATSLREFGINI, translated from the coding sequence ATGAAAAAAATAAAAGAATCAGAACAGAGAAAACTTAGGCGTAAAAAAAGAATAAAGAGCAAAATAGGGCGTGGGGTAATTAACAGGCCACGAATTACCGTATTTAAATCTAATAGGTATTTTTATGCACAAGTTATAGATGATAGTAAGGGGCATACTGTTGCAAGTATTTCTACTATTGAAAAAGGTCTTAATTTAAGCAAAAATATTGATGATGTGAAAAAACTTGGAGAAATTCTTGCTAAAAGGCTTAAGGAAAAAAATATAAATAATCTTATTTTTGACAGAAATGGTTATAAATATCACGGACTTATTGCAAGTTTTGCAACTTCTTTGAGGGAGTTTGGTATTAATATTTAA
- the rpsE gene encoding 30S ribosomal protein S5 has protein sequence MVDVQVQRKQIEKLISLNRVTKVVKGGRRFSFAAFMVVGDGEGHVGWGFGKANDASDAIKKSLTSARKNLRFVPIRKGTLPHEVIGCFKKAKVLIKPATHGTGVIAGGPVRAVMEALGVHDILSKSLGSNNSMNVVKATFKAFDLVLNAEKVAEMRGKTFKTLWG, from the coding sequence ATGGTAGATGTTCAGGTTCAGAGGAAGCAGATAGAAAAATTAATATCACTCAACAGAGTTACTAAAGTTGTTAAGGGTGGAAGAAGATTCTCTTTTGCTGCTTTCATGGTTGTTGGAGATGGGGAAGGACATGTTGGTTGGGGTTTTGGCAAAGCTAATGATGCTAGCGATGCAATAAAAAAAAGTTTAACAAGTGCGAGAAAAAATTTAAGATTTGTTCCTATTCGAAAAGGAACATTACCACATGAGGTTATTGGTTGTTTTAAAAAAGCTAAAGTTTTGATCAAGCCAGCTACTCATGGTACTGGTGTTATTGCGGGAGGCCCTGTTCGTGCTGTAATGGAGGCTTTAGGAGTGCATGATATTTTAAGTAAATCTCTTGGTTCTAATAATTCTATGAATGTAGTAAAGGCAACTTTTAAGGCATTTGATTTAGTTTTAAATGCTGAAAAAGTGGCAGAGATGCGGGGAAAAACTTTTAAAACTTTATGGGGTTAA
- the rpmD gene encoding 50S ribosomal protein L30, with translation MIKRKLRIQLKKARFNASRSRAKNKCFIRRMEKNREIISKNNINVQVFLVRSLIGKLNKKVKVLKALGLNKIGDKKVHFLNESIKGMLNETINMILLREVSNV, from the coding sequence ATGATTAAAAGGAAATTAAGAATACAACTAAAAAAAGCTAGGTTTAACGCTTCAAGGTCTAGAGCTAAAAATAAATGTTTTATTAGAAGAATGGAAAAGAATAGGGAAATTATTTCTAAAAACAATATTAATGTGCAAGTTTTTCTTGTAAGAAGTCTTATTGGAAAATTAAATAAAAAGGTCAAAGTTTTAAAGGCATTAGGTTTAAATAAAATAGGCGATAAAAAAGTACATTTTTTAAATGAATCTATTAAAGGCATGCTTAATGAGACTATTAATATGATTTTATTAAGAGAGGTAAGCAATGTTTAA
- the rplO gene encoding 50S ribosomal protein L15 has translation MFNLLKPKGASKRRKIVGRGPGSGLGKTSGRGQKGQKARNTSPRLGFEGGQTPLYRRLPRKGFSNNDYKLEYTIVNLGDIDKKFKDGQVVNYDTLLENKLIRKKNKKIKILFNGNLTKKVSLEVSKISKSAESLVMKIGGTIKLV, from the coding sequence ATGTTTAACTTATTAAAGCCTAAAGGAGCTAGCAAGCGACGTAAAATTGTTGGCAGAGGTCCGGGCTCAGGACTTGGTAAAACTTCTGGGAGAGGTCAAAAGGGTCAAAAAGCAAGAAATACTTCGCCAAGACTTGGATTTGAAGGTGGTCAGACCCCTCTTTATAGAAGATTGCCAAGGAAAGGTTTCTCTAATAATGATTATAAATTGGAATATACAATTGTTAATCTTGGAGATATAGATAAAAAATTTAAGGATGGACAAGTGGTCAACTATGATACTTTGCTTGAGAATAAACTTATAAGAAAAAAAAATAAAAAAATTAAAATTTTGTTTAATGGCAATCTTACAAAAAAAGTTTCCTTAGAGGTTTCTAAAATTTCTAAATCGGCCGAAAGCCTTGTGATGAAAATTGGTGGTACTATTAAATTAGTTTAA